The DNA sequence ACTGCACACCTTGCAAGGATTTCTGTGGCCCTAGGCCTGGCAGTTCAGGTTGATTGGAAGGTCTTGGGCACAGGACTGGCTCAGGCCTGGAGGTACTGCCTGACCTCCTTGGGGGTACGGGAGGCACTGTCCGTGTTGGAATGGAATGCGGAGAGGACCTGTTCTCAGTTGTAAGCTGACTTCTGCTTGCTGCAGGGGAAGAGACACAGGGAGTCTGAAGGCTCTAAAAGCTGCAGAAGGCCCAGTAAGCAGTCTCCAACCAGTGCGGAGAAACGCCTGAGCTTGGAGTCTGTTTCTTCCCTGCCAGAGGTGAGCAGTCAGCAGGTGAGAGGGAGATCGTATGCGGTAGCTGGAGTCCAGAGCTCTCTATAAGTCTACAGGCAGGTCTTTGGGGCACAGGCCATCTCATTGGGTGCATGGAACAGGGACCccccccacttcctggcccttaCCCCTTCCAGATGCTTGGACGGCCAAGCGGTTTGGCAAACAGTCTGTTTCTATGAATTAAACAAAGGTGACCGTCACTGGGCCTCCTTAGACAAGCCGCCTGTGTAGGCCATGAGGCCTGCCCTGCACAACGTGCTAGCTGCCCAAGTAATACCTGGGGCCACCTGGGCAAGGGGATAGACTGTGTACCATTGTGGATACACAACCattacagaaggaaaagaggcaTGAAGAGGCTGCTCGACAGGCTGCACGTGAGCAGCCTCTGAGCGAACCTAACTCCTTTACTTTCTCAAAGTTAGAAGAACAAGGTCAGAAGCTAGACTCCAGGTTGAGTGTCAGCCAGGACAGGGCCAAGGACCGAGGTGACACTACATAGAAATATAGCTGTCTACTTAAGCTGCTAGAACAGCATCTCTTAGATCAAGTGTTTATAAACACAGGAATGTCTCGTTCAGAGTAGTGAGCCCGCTAAGGCCAAGATCAAGGCACCTCCAGCTGGTTCGATGTCTGATGAGGACATCCCTCTCTGCTTCAGTCACATTCTTGCTGTGCCCGCCCAGCAATGAAGCTCCCTCTAGCCTTTTTTATGAGGCACACGTATGGAGCCCCTATGGGGAAGTCACTTCCTAAAATCCCTGCTTGTTCATGTTATCACAGTGGACAGCAGGTTCCAAGATGAATTTTCTAGAATCCCATTAATGACTCAGACTTGGAGAGTTGTACTGTCAGGAATGACGATGGTATGTGATAGATAGCATGTGATTTTCAAGAGTCTACTCACATGTTATCCATTGTGCCACTTAGCTTACTAAATTTTCATGGTTACATGAAAATTTCTTAACCATGTTAAGAAATacaaagaagctgggcatggtggcacatacttgtaattttagtacccaggaagcagaggcaagagaatttatattttgagaccaACTTCAGACACATGGCAAGTCAGAGTGGGCTctatgagaacctgtctcaaaagaaaagcctttaatcccagcacttgggaggcagaggcaggcggatttctgagttcgaggccagcctgatNNNNNNNNNNNNNNNNNNNNNNNNNNNNNNNNNNNNNNNNNNNNNNNNNNNNNNNNNNNNNNNNNNNNNNNNNNNNNNNNNNNNNNNNNNNNNNNNNNNNNNNNNNNNNNNNNNNNNNNNNNNNNNNNNNNNNNNNNNNNNNNagaaaacaaaaaaaaaaagtgaaattaatttttaatatcttattttaaGTAGCCCTACCAGACCTAAAGTAAAATTACTGATATTTTGTATTACACAAATTTTTGAAAATCTGGATGTATCTTATATTCCTAACAAATTTTGATTTGGACTAGTGTCAGGTCAGATGCTCAGCCTGAATGGTTGATGGCTACTGTGGTGGGCAGCACTGGTCTAGATCATAGGTGCAGCTCTGTTTGTTATGGAGTCAAGTCTGATGCGTCTGCACCGATCTTCTCCCAGGAGACTACTCTGGGAAGATACCTATGTCAGCCAGCTTACCAAGGCTCAGATGTCCATGTGGTCAGTGGGGAGTTCTCCTGTTGGCTTGCTCCTTGGCCATCTGTTGGGCATATGCATTGAGGCCGGGCCCACAGGTGCTGAGGCAGGTGTGGGTCAGTGAATAgcttgggagtcagttctctataTCCCCAGTACTGTGGGATCTGGGCATTAAGCTCACCTCCATCAGTGATTGGAGTTGAATTGCCCTCTGGCCCTGACCTCATGGAATCTTTACTCCCTTGGGGAAGTTGGGATATGGTTGGGATAATTGCTCAGTCCTAGGTTTGAATCTGAGCTGCCTTGCTATCAGACAGTGGCTTGATGTGGGGCTCCTGGGAAACTGGATTAGTGTCTGGCTATGTTGGATGTTTCTGCACTGCCCTTAGTTCCCAAGCAGGTTGCCACTGAGAGATGTTACAACCCTTCCTCATGTCTAGAGTTTTTCTTAGGTGTAAGGACATGGGTCTGTCATCCAGCTGCAACTAAAGGAATAAATGGGCCTGGGGTCCTGCTTTTGAGTCACGTGCATTCTGATTGTCTTTGTCCTGAGCTGCAGACCCTCTACCTGGCCTGAGAGCAGGCCATGCCATCTCGTCCTCCAAGCCTTAGGAAGGAACCCCAGCTCCACCCCTAATATGTTCTCTGTTGCATCCCAGGTTGAGACAGATCCTGAGCCTGGGGCTGAACAGGAGGTCTTTACTGCCTTGGaagatcccagcactgaggagatgcCTTCAGACCCAGAATTTCCAGAAGCCCTGGAGACACAGCTTCATGCCCCCAAGGGGCTGCTAGGAGTGGACAACCCAGCTGGTGTGGTGGACTTTGTGGAGCCTGAGGGGTCTGAAGACCTTAAAGCCCTGAGtagtgaggaggaagaagaggaagaaatgggaGCTGCCCAGGAACCTGAGAGCCTCCTGCCACCCTCTGTGCTAGACCAAGCCAGTGTCATTGCTGAGCGGTTTGCCAGTAGCTTCTCTCGGCGGAGCAGTCTGGCAGTAGAAGATGGCAAATCAAGTGGCCTAGGGACACCACGGCTCATCAGCCGGAGCAGCAGTGTGCTTAGCCTGGAGGGCAGTGAGAAGGGCCTAGCCCGATGGAGCAGCATTGGGGACTCCCTCAGCAACCTGCCCACCTCAGAAGTGATCATTGGTCCAGACACGGTCACAGACAATGGCCCCTCTGTCAATGGGACAGAATCTCCAAGTGCAGGCTCAAGTTGCCCCGCAGAACAGGACAGATCTTCCTGCAAGAAAAAAGAATCAGCATTGTCTACCCGAGACCGACAGCTGCTGGACAAAATTAAGAACTACTATGAAAATGCGGAGCACCACGATGCGAGCTTCAGCATCCGTCGGCGGGAGAGCCTCTCCTACATCCCTAAAGGACTGGTACGCAGCTCTGTGTCCAGGTTCAACAGCCTTCCCAAGCCTGACTCAGTGCCAGCAGCTCCAGTTGGGTCCAAGAAGCCAGGGAGTTCTCGGCCGGCCTCATGGACCTTGTTTGACCTCCCAGGTCCCAGCCGGACAGACGAAGGGGACCCAGCTCCTGTCACAGATGCTGAGTTCCGCCCTTCTTCAGAAATGGCAAAGATATGGGAAAGAATGGAGTCTTCGGAGAGGGAGAGAAGTCCACGGACGGGGTCTGGCCAGAGCCAGGCCAATGGCTTCGAGCTACAGGAGCCACTGTTCATCTTGGAGGAACATGAGCTGGGGGCCATCACTGAGGAGTCTGCTGTCGCCTCTCCAGAAAGTGCCTCCCCCACTGAGCAACCAAGCCCAGCCCACCTGGCCCGGGAGCTCAAAGAACTGGTGAAAGAGCTGAGCAGCGGTGTTCAGGGGGAACTGGTTACCCCATTGCACCCCCGTATTGTGCAGCTCTCCCACGTGATGGACAGCCATGTGAGTGAGCGTGTCAAAAACAAGGTGTACCAGTTGGCCCGCCAGTACAGCCTCCGAATTAAGAACATCAAGGCTGCTAGGCCACCTCTACCATGGGAAAAAGCTACTCCTGACAGGGATGAGCAGACCCCTTCCATTTCTGGCCTGCTTGAGGAAGCTGGAGAGCTGTCAGGGGGCAAAGGTATGATGTGGGTAGGGAGCTTGGGGTAGAGAAACCAATTAgatccagtgatttttttttttctttttctttttttgtgggaaATAACTTCTAAAGAGGCTAGATCATGAGAGGGCTGGACTTCAAGCACCACATGGTATACAGTGAGCCTTGGCCCGGGAGGGCCATCCTACGGTCCTGATCAAAGCCTCAgtctgtcccctcctccctcttccccagctcttccaGTTGAGCAGAGGGAGCTTGGAGAACAGGCCAGGGGCTCCTTCCATACGAAGATGAAAGCAGAGGGTCAAATGGGATTTCTCTTCCAGCATACCCCAGTCCCCACATACAGCTGAAGACGGTTCCCATCTCACCCTTTCTGTCTTGAATCTTCCTTCACAGTGGTTCATGtagcttgctctctttcttcccagCCAGGAGGAAGCCTGTGCTGTCCCTCCTTAGCTACGAGCAGCTGGTGGCTCAGGAGCATGGCACCTCCAAGTCTTCCTCTGCTGTGGAGGCCTCTCCACGCCGTTTCTCCTTCAGCCCTCCTGCTGTCAGCCCAAGAACCACCACCTCACCCGGGTCTCGGTCCTCCGCTCGGAGCCCCCTCAGCCCCTTTGACACGGAGACCTTCAACTGGCCTGATGTCCGGGAGCTCTGCTCCAAATATACCTCCCACGACAAGACTGCTCAGGCGGAGAGCAGCTGGCCCCGTAGCCTGCTGGTCAACAGGAGCCGCTCCTTGCCTGAGAACATTGTAGAACCTCCTATGTCTGGCAAGGCGGACCACTGCTGCAGCCTGAACACCAAGAGGCTCCAGGGAGATGGGGAGGCCTcccagcctccacctcctgagtctCCTCCCGACAGCCGGCTGAATGGAGGTGACGCCCTGTATGTCACTGCAGACCTTACCCTGGAGAACAACCAGCGAGTGATCATCATGGAGAAGGGGCCCCATCCTAGTTCCACCACGGGGCTGGAAGAAGGCAGTGGGAAGGAGCCAAGTTCCCCAGTGGCTTTGAAGGGACGAGGCCAAGGTTTCCAAGAGTCTATAGAGCTCCAGCCCAAAGAAGACGGTCCCAGGGACTCAgcagacacaaacaaacagggcAGAGTGAGAAACCTGAGGGAGAAGTtccaggccttgaactctgtgGGTTGACTGACTCCTGAGAGAGAACAGCCAtgtggaggtagaaaggacctgGCGAGCTTGCTCCAGGCCTGGCTCTTAAGGCTGTTCCTCCATTCTTCTGCAAGAGTGGTTTGGGAAACACGTGTGAACTCACCTGCTACGTGctggctcctcccctcccctgtgtgGTCCTATGATGACTTTCCTTAGGTCCAGATGAGCCACTTACGTTCTCTGTAAATACTTCTCTGATAAGAAGCCAACTATTTTATTTAAGCTTATTCTGCCCAGGGAAAGCGAGCAGTGCCCTGGCTTTCCTTACTGGCTggccactgcccggctgagaacAGGGGAGAGACAGGCTTTGCCCTTTAACTGCCTTGTCATAGGACCCAGGCAGGAATGGGGCCAATAATTTATTGCTTTATGtcctgtggtatgtgtgtatgagtgagtgtgtgtcttGTAAAGAATGTGATGGACTTAGTTCAGGTACTCTTGAAGGTTGTCTTGCTGGCCCTTGTGGTTGTTGCTAATGTACACACATTTCATTATTTACCTATGGTGCAATAACCACTGCTGACCAACCAACATGTGTGGCCTCCTTCCTGGGGACATGAATGTTCACTCAATGTCCAGACACAGCAGACAGAAGACAGCAGGGAGTGTGAGGTGGGACCTTGTTCTCTGCCACATCTGCCTCTGTGCATTGCTCTGTCCACCCAACAGCGTAATGTTCTTTCTGGGATGAGAATCCCACATGGGAGCCTTTGGCTCCAAAGACGAAGTTGTTCTAAAAAGCTGGAGCTGACAGGGGCAAGTGGAACCCCTTAGATAAACAGGGCTTTCTAGTGTCCGGTGCCTTTTTtactcatctctccctctccagtccccaggaggGGCAAGACTCCCAAGGTTGAGGCTTGGCAATGTCCTAAAGTGTTCTGCAGTGTTGTAGAGTGTAAGTGTATTTTATTAGAATGGTTCCCGTCCTCACAACACCCACAGAAGTGTCTGGTTGCAAAAGCCCAGGAATGCCCCATTTCtatgcgttttttttttttttttttttttttttttttttttttttcctctacagaagaccagctttACTTTGGTTTATTCTGTCTGGAGCCAGAAAGGAGGGGACTGTAGGGTGATAGAGAGGTCAGTCCCTCTCGTGTACCTGCAAGTCTGCAGGGAGTAGTAAGACTTGGGGATCTTCTAACCTAGGCGGATGAATTGGATTGGATCTGAACATAGGGCCATCAACCCTCACCCCACCCTGATGGTAGATGAGTGGTGGTCTCCTGGGCAGGAACAGAGCTGGACTGCAGTAGCCCATGTCCTGTCTGTCCTCTGCAGCCACTGTTGCTCATTGAGAAGACAGCTACTGTTTCTGAGCGGGTCAGCCCCAGGATATGACACCTGATAGTGGCCATAAAAGCAGTAGATAAGTGACTCAAAGTCTTGTCCCAGCCTTGCTACCAGCCAGCTGGGTCACCCAACTATGTACTTTCCTCCACTACAGACTGAAGACTAGATTGAGTCACTGTTTCTCAGACTTGTTGATGGCATCCAGGGGTAGAGCCTGGGCAGTTGTAgctaatgttttttgttttttgttttttttttaaagatttatttattgttatatgtaagtacaatgtagctgtcttcagacgtaccagatgagggcatcagatctcattacagatggttttgagccaccacgtgattgctgggatttgaactcacgacctttggaagagcagtcggtgctcttacccactgagccatttcaccagccctgtaGCTAGTGTCTTTTGGATGAGCCTCACATTCCATGTGTAGGTTTTCCTAGGAACCTTGGATAGGGACGGTGGCATTCCCTGGTTCCTATTCAGAAGATCATCTGAAACCTGTCAGTCCTGTGTCCCACCCAGGCCAAACAAAACTGCCCCCCTGAAAATGGatcccaggacagctaggggaTCAAGTTCCTGCTCTCAGTAGTTAACAGCCTGAAGAGCAGATTGCTTAGAGACAACTTGGCTCTAGAGTAGACTGAACTCATGAATGAGCAAGCTTCCTTGGGGTCCCTGATGGGAACTAGGGACTGGATACAAGCAGAGTCATCCCATAATATAACCCAGGAACAAAGTAAACCcttgctgtctctctgtttccatgGTGCCTTCCGTTTGATGTTCAGTTCAAAGGAACAAGAGGCTAgtcaaataaacagaaacaaacacagagtaTTATTGATTTATTAGAAAAACTAGTAAATGGGATTCCTCTGGTTGGTGGAAGCACATTTGAGCAGGTGGAGGACAAGGCCCAGCCAGCCCCAGGACCGGCCCCAGATGGCATGATCTGTGCCCAACAGGGTTTTAGTTCTCTACCTTCATTTCACTTCCTGTGTCCTCCCTGAGCTTGCTTGTCCAAGGGGCCAAGCCACATGGCCTGCTGGTCTCTTCCTCCTCTGAATCTCTGCCTCCTCTTGGTGACGGAGGAAGGAGATTCAGGACCAGCCTAGGAGACCCGTTGCCCTCCAATAGTCAGGAAGGAGaggatgggagaagggaaggagctgAGCCTACACAGACTTCTGTTAGTACCAgtagaggtggggtgggagggtccCAGGACCCTCTGCTGCTCCTCAGCCTGTCTGCCCAGGCCCAGGACAAAggcaagagggagggaaggagagctgCCTGGCTGTGCCCAGAGAGCTTCCTCCAACCACCCTGGGGAGGAAGCCTGTGATGCTGGTGTGGACCGGAGCTGTGTTAACCCAGTTTGAGAATACTGTCATGGGAAGACTGCAAAGTAGAAAATACCAGGAGAAAAGTCAGCCTTGCCAGGGCACCAGGAGAGCCCGGGCCTGGAGTGCACAGGGTTCCCACAAAGTCAGTCCAGTATGTTGAGAGCCTTGGGGCCTGGGTGCCATGGATGACAAGTGTGGGGAGCTGGCTGTGATGGTAGGTCACATGCAGCTTACTACCCTTGTATAATCCTTTGCGGTGAAATTCTAACTCTCCCATTGGAGCCTTTTCTTGGCTCTGTGGAGTTACCGGAAAATTCTCACTTCAGGTGCTACTTGGGTACATGTAGAAGGGAAGTGTAGACCCTCATCCCTTGGTCCCCCAAAGACTAGGCCAGGGAAACTGCCTGAGGGAGCTGCTTGCCACTTAATGCTTCATCGAGGAGCCCACTTCCTGTTCCAGAGATAGACATGCCTTTCAGTGTACCAAGGCCATTTTTATTGTCAGGGGTGCAAGTGCCCCCTGTCTACTGCTTTGGTTTCTCCAGCTGTACAAAGAGGCTGGTGAATGGTGCCCTCTATGTTCCCTGTAGAAGGAGAGAGTTATAGGGTCCTATACGCTGAGGCCGAGTTACAGACTGCCTGTGGAGATGAAGAAATTAGGGGCCCCACTGGCTAAGGTGGTCATAGTCTTCTGGAGTTGAGTTCATACTCAGATCATGTTGGGGGACACAGGGTGCAACTGATCTCTGAGCTATACCTGCCTGGTCAACCATGAGGGATTCTGGGAAGGCCTAGTAACTGTGTGCCTACCATTGAACCTTACCCACGGGGAAGGCAGTAGAATCTGGCTGTGGGCCCTAGGACACAGATGATCTCCTAGGTGAAAAGGCCCCTCGCCCTCACCTCCACCATCTTTTGGACCTAACTCCAGCTGCCACGTTGGGCTGGAGCTGGGTTGCTTTCAGTTGTGAAACAGCACGCCTGCAAGACCAGTGATCCTAGTCTTCCATGGGCATGGGAAAGCACTCCCCAGGGACAGGTGGCAGAGCCCCTTTTGATTCTTGAAGAGGGGTAGTAGATGTTTGGTGATCTCTATACCATGTGATCTCCCCAAAATCTAAGACTAGGTCTGCAGAAACCAACCAAGAGGAGCCACACCTTTATGATAGCCTCAACATTCATCCCTATGTTCCAGGGGTAATTGTGTCACAAGCCTGCATTTGTCACCCCTAGGTAATAAACAACTGTGTCCAGCCACTGGCCTGGATGGTGCCAGCTGCAGGGACAGGGGGGCACAGGAGGGGGGATGTAGCTTTGAGATACTTGACTGCAGGACCTGGGTATTCAGCTTGTATCTGGCACCAGCCCTGGCCACAGACTGCTGGTTTGGCTGCAACCAGGAGTGGGAGAAAGCCGCAATATAGGCAGAGCCTTAAGCAGTGTTGGGACCTGTCTGTCCCTCCTGTGGCAGAGGTCTGAACCCTAAGATGTATCAGGGTTTCCAAGAGAGAGCAGTGTGAGGGCTTCTGGTCCTAACCCTGTTGATGCCAGGAGGATCAAAGGGTGTCATAGGAAGGAAGAGGCTCATTCACTGGGGACTCACCAAAACTCTTAGGGGtatgaggagagaaaagaagggacatACTAGCCCTGAGGAGAGAGTCCTATCTGAAGGAGCCCAGCGGGGAGACTGGCAGTACTCAAAGCTTAACATCCATATTGTCCCCTTGGTACTCTACCAGCCCCTTGCCCAGGGCTGGTTCTGAAGGTCCTTCCTCCTGCCCCTAAGGAACAGGACAACCATCATCAATATTCACTTTCCTTTCCCTGGCTGACTATGGTCAGTGACCCCCAAAGGGGATTTGCTGTAGTAATGGGCAGTGCTGAAGGAAAGCCATCAGGTGTCCCAGCTTGTAGGCAGGAAGAGGAGAGTGTATGCCTTACAGAACCGTTTCCAGCCCCAAAGGAGCTGGACCTCCAGTCCCTGGAGCCCAGCCAGCTGCATGGGGTAGGGGAAGTGGAGGGCTGTTGGCAGGCATTGGGAAGGCCAGGGAGGCCAGGCAGGCAAGGCAGCTATTGCAGTGCAGTGAGGGGCCCTGGGGCTGGCCCAGCAACTTGAGCAGGCAGGCTGCAGGCAGTGAGTGGCAGGCGGGAGGAGGACTGGCCACTGCAGAGGTCGAGGCCATGGGCTCCTTGTCCTTGCATGTCCCAATGCACACTGCAGTGCTGCCTGGCTGGCCCCGCCCACAGGGGCCCCCAGCTGCTACTTCTTTTTGGGGAAGAAGCTGaacctcttctccttctccttcttgccAACACTGGCATCAGGACCAgccagggaaggcagaggcagactctgTGCCTTGACACGGATGCTCTGGGACTCGTTGATGGCCGTGCTCATGCTCTGTAGCCACATCAGCATCTCCTCCTGCAGGGTGGAAAACGTCAAGGAGTCTAAGGGGTATGCAGCCCTCCTGGGGCCATGAAGGGATGGGTGTGCTTCTATGACTACTCCCTTCTGAGGGAGCCCTGAGATCAAGTGTAGGGTTTCCACCCACGCCATTGTTAGTCTATCTGAGTTAGGCTGCCTGTACTTACCTCATCCTTGCCATGGAAGAGCCACTCACTGCCATTGCTTAACCTAGGAAAACAAAGGGTTTTGAGTCATGGTACCATCTCCAGAAGTCTTAACCTGGGCAGAGAGCTAGCCACTATCCTACAGCCTAATATTCATGCCCCTCTAGGTCAGCAGACCACCCAAGAAAGCTAAAAGACTATAAGACCATCAATCTTTTAATTTACAAACACCCAAGGAAGAGATCCAGCTGGGAGCTGGTCTACAACACATCTCCACCTGGCCATTAATGCTCAATCAAGCCATCAGCCTAAAGATTGCAAAGGCCTAGGACTCAGGTAGATAGATGTGCTGGGCAGCAAAGCTCACCTCAGCTTAAATACATGCTTCTTCTTCTTATAGTTGACAGCAATCTCACAGATGGCATGCCTCAGGGCCAGGGGCTCCTCCCCATGGTAGGGTACCCCAAGTGCCAGGTTCTTAGCATCCTTGTAGAAGGTCAGCTGGCTGTTCCTGAGCACACAGTACAGGTTGTTCCAGGATCTGCAACAATGTGGACAGGCACATCACCTGTGGTCCTAACGCAGCACCTCACAACCAGCTCCGATAGCCttgctgtgtgtgtttttctttgttttgtttttttgaaataggatttcACTATTATCATCCTGGATGTCCTGGGAccctcactgtagaccaggctggcctcaaactcacagagatccacctgcctctgcctcccaagggctgggattaaagatgtacactgCTATcgccactgccaccactgccgCTGCCACCTCTGCTGttatttttcctcattaattaattaaattaattaatttagcactgcttatttttttattgcacCATTTTTTACCTGGATAAGTAGCCGAGTCTATTGTTTAAAAAAGAGGGGAAGATTTTAAACCTACATGTAATTTCACGACCAGAAGTTAACCATTGTTCACATACTGTGTGTCCTCCTAGTCTTTGttctgtttacatttttctactcAGAGATAACTAAAATTGTATTATATATTGTTCAGTCTCCCCCCAACACATGcacactgagaactgaacccaaagTCCAGCTtagtctatcactgagctacatgcccagcctTCCATATTCCATTTTATATTCAGGTTAATATTGAGCATAACATTATGCTCTAAGTGTTTCTTTATAACCacaatattatttaaaagtaattttgcaTGCTTTTATGCAAAATTTATGGTGTCCTATTATTGGTGGATCTTATGATAGTGAAaaagttatttataatttaatagtaatgtgatatatatatctTGAAGCCTAAGaaactttatttattgagaatgTTCCTTATCACAATGAGcgattgctttcttttttggtgGTACTGGGGAAAGAAGCAGAGGCCAccggcatgcta is a window from the Mastomys coucha isolate ucsf_1 unplaced genomic scaffold, UCSF_Mcou_1 pScaffold6, whole genome shotgun sequence genome containing:
- the Plekhg3 gene encoding pleckstrin homology domain-containing family G member 3 isoform X3 — translated: MPVSTALHQDGSQERPPSLMSTTSSSGSSRDSHSAMEEPTGSEASAQNGTGSPWGRHVPNSNNNSSGWLNMRGPLSPFNGRAGTGPAHHKLSYLGRVVREIVETERMYVQDLRSIVEDYLLKIIDTPGLLKPEQVSALFGNIESIYALNSQLLRDLDSCNSDPVAVASCFVERSQEFDIYTQYCNNYPNSVAALTECMQDKQQAKFFRDRQELLQHSLPLGSYLLKPVQRILKYHLLLQEIAKHFDEEEDGFEVVEDAIDTMTCVAWYINDMKRRHEHAVRLQEIQSLLINWKGPDLTTYGELVLEATFRVHRVRNERTFFLFDKILLITKKRGDHFVYKGHIPCSSLMLIESTRDSLCFTVTHYKHSKQQYSIQAKTVEEKRSWTHHIKRLILENHHATIPQKAKEAILEMDSYYPSRYRCSPERMKKAWSSQDEVSTHVRQGRRQSEPGHTLFSRATLPSRQQQGFEMPGLKGRRKSEPTRHLLRQLSEKAARAAGMKHAGSAGALLDFEQPRHAQEQRPEAQGAAGEELEEEEEIVEEEEQQQQQTFPASLEDMAGHDGSEKVPGPELPGSEEEEESLAVAEQVADFASSLLAALHCWHYRANALLFSRGAMGKRHRESEGSKSCRRPSKQSPTSAEKRLSLESVSSLPEVETDPEPGAEQEVFTALEDPSTEEMPSDPEFPEALETQLHAPKGLLGVDNPAGVVDFVEPEGSEDLKALSSEEEEEEEMGAAQEPESLLPPSVLDQASVIAERFASSFSRRSSLAVEDGKSSGLGTPRLISRSSSVLSLEGSEKGLARWSSIGDSLSNLPTSEVIIGPDTVTDNGPSVNGTESPSAGSSCPAEQDRSSCKKKESALSTRDRQLLDKIKNYYENAEHHDASFSIRRRESLSYIPKGLVRSSVSRFNSLPKPDSVPAAPVGSKKPGSSRPASWTLFDLPGPSRTDEGDPAPVTDAEFRPSSEMAKIWERMESSERERSPRTGSGQSQANGFELQEPLFILEEHELGAITEESAVASPESASPTEQPSPAHLARELKELVKELSSGVQGELVTPLHPRIVQLSHVMDSHVSERVKNKVYQLARQYSLRIKNIKAARPPLPWEKATPDRDEQTPSISGLLEEAGELSGGKARRKPVLSLLSYEQLVAQEHGTSKSSSAVEASPRRFSFSPPAVSPRTTTSPGSRSSARSPLSPFDTETFNWPDVRELCSKYTSHDKTAQAESSWPRSLLVNRSRSLPENIVEPPMSGKADHCCSLNTKRLQGDGEASQPPPPESPPDSRLNGGDALYVTADLTLENNQRVIIMEKGPHPSSTTGLEEGSGKEPSSPVALKGRGQGFQESIELQPKEDGPRDSADTNKQGRVRNLREKFQALNSVG
- the Plekhg3 gene encoding pleckstrin homology domain-containing family G member 3 isoform X7 gives rise to the protein MPVSTALHQDGSQERPPSLMSTTSSSGSSRDSHSAMEEPTGSEASAQNGTGSPWGRHVPNSNNNSSGWLNMRGPLSPFNGRAGTGPAHHKLSYLGRVVREIVETERMYVQDLRSIVEDYLLKIIDTPGLLKPEQVSALFGNIESIYALNSQLLRDLDSCNSDPVAVASCFVERSQEFDIYTQYCNNYPNSVAALTECMQDKQQAKFFRDRQELLQHSLPLGSYLLKPVQRILKYHLLLQEIAKHFDEEEDGFEVVEDAIDTMTCVAWYINDMKRRHEHAVRLQEIQSLLINWKGPDLTTYGELVLEATFRVHRVRNERTFFLFDKILLITKKRGDHFVYKGHIPCSSLMLIESTRDSLCFTVTHYKHSKQQYSIQAKTVEEKRSWTHHIKRLILENHHATIPQKAKEAILEMDSYYPSRYRCSPERMKKAWSSQDEVSTHVRQGRRQSEPGHTLFSRATLPSRQQQGFEMPGLKGRRKSEPTRHLLRQLSEKARAAGMKHAGSAGALLDFEQPRHAQEQRPEAQGAAGEELEEEEEIVEEEEQQQQQTFPASLEDMAGHDGSEKVPGPELPGSEEEEESLAVAEQGKRHRESEGSKSCRRPSKQSPTSAEKRLSLESVSSLPEVETDPEPGAEQEVFTALEDPSTEEMPSDPEFPEALETQLHAPKGLLGVDNPAGVVDFVEPEGSEDLKALSSEEEEEEEMGAAQEPESLLPPSVLDQASVIAERFASSFSRRSSLAVEDGKSSGLGTPRLISRSSSVLSLEGSEKGLARWSSIGDSLSNLPTSEVIIGPDTVTDNGPSVNGTESPSAGSSCPAEQDRSSCKKKESALSTRDRQLLDKIKNYYENAEHHDASFSIRRRESLSYIPKGLVRSSVSRFNSLPKPDSVPAAPVGSKKPGSSRPASWTLFDLPGPSRTDEGDPAPVTDAEFRPSSEMAKIWERMESSERERSPRTGSGQSQANGFELQEPLFILEEHELGAITEESAVASPESASPTEQPSPAHLARELKELVKELSSGVQGELVTPLHPRIVQLSHVMDSHVSERVKNKVYQLARQYSLRIKNIKAARPPLPWEKATPDRDEQTPSISGLLEEAGELSGGKARRKPVLSLLSYEQLVAQEHGTSKSSSAVEASPRRFSFSPPAVSPRTTTSPGSRSSARSPLSPFDTETFNWPDVRELCSKYTSHDKTAQAESSWPRSLLVNRSRSLPENIVEPPMSGKADHCCSLNTKRLQGDGEASQPPPPESPPDSRLNGGDALYVTADLTLENNQRVIIMEKGPHPSSTTGLEEGSGKEPSSPVALKGRGQGFQESIELQPKEDGPRDSADTNKQGRVRNLREKFQALNSVG